The proteins below are encoded in one region of Hordeum vulgare subsp. vulgare chromosome 3H, MorexV3_pseudomolecules_assembly, whole genome shotgun sequence:
- the LOC123444868 gene encoding coronatine-insensitive protein homolog 1a isoform X1 — MGGEVPEPRRLSRALSFGVPDEALHLVMGYVEAPRDREAASLVCRRWHRIDALTRKHVTVAFCYAADPARLLARFPRLESLALKGRPRAAMYGLISDDWGAYAAPWVARLAAPLECLKALHLRRMTVADDDVAALIRSRGHMLQELKLDKCSGFSTDALRLVARSCSRSLRTLFLEECVITDEGGEWLHELAVNNSVLVTLNFYMTELKVAPADLELLAKNCKSLLSLKISECDLSDLIGFFEAASALQDFAGGAFNEVGELTKYEKVKFPPRVCFLGLTFMGKNEMPVIFPFSASLKKLDLQYTFLTTEDHCQLISKCPNLFVLEVRNVIGDRGLEVVGDTCKKLRRLRIERGDDDPGLQEEQGGVSQLGLTAVAVGCRDLEYIAAYVSDITNGALESIGTFCKNLYDFRLVLLDRQKQVTDLPLDNGVRALLRSCTKLRRFALYLRPGGLSDIGLDYIGQYSGNIQYMLLGNVGESDQGLIRFAIGCTNLRKLELRSCCFSEQALSLAVLHMPSLRYIWVQGYKASPAGLELLLMARPFWNIEFTPPSPGGLHRMTLDREPCGERQAQVLAYYSLAGQRQDCPDWVTPLHPAA, encoded by the exons ATGGGCGGGGAGGTGCCGGAGCCGCGGCGGCTGAGCCGCGCGCTCAGCTTCGGCGTGCCCGACGAGGCGCTGCACCTCGTCATGGGCTACGTCGAGGCCCCGCGCGACCGGGAGGCCGCCTCGCTCGTCTGCCGCCGCTGGCACCGCATCGACGCGCTCACACGCAAGCACGTCACCGTCGCCTTCTGCTACGCCGCCGACCCGGCCCGCCTCCTCGCACGCTTCCCGCGCCTCGAGTCGCTCGCGCTCAAGGGCAGGCCGCGCGCGGCCATGTACGGCCTCATCTCCGACGACTGGGGCGCCTACGCCGCGCCATGGGTCGCCCGCCTCGCCGCGCCTCTCGAGTGCCTCAAGGCGCTCCACCTCCGCCGCATGACCGTCGCCGACGACGACGTCGCCGCGCTCATCCGCTCCCGCGGCCACATGCTGCAGGAGCTCAAGCTCGACAAGTGCTCCGGATTCTCCACTGACGCGCTCCGCCTCGTCGCACGCTCCTGCAG CAGATCCCTGAGAACATTATTTCTTGAGGAATGTGTGATTACTGATGAAGGTGGTGAATGGCTTCATGAACTTGCTGTCAACAATTCTGTTCTTGTGACACTGAACTTCTACATGACTGAGCTCAAAGTGGCGCCGGCTGATCTGGAGCTTCTAGCAAAGAACTGCAAATCATTACTGTCTTTAAAGATCAGTGAGTGTGATCTTTCAGACCTGATTGGTTTTTTCGAAGCAGCCAGTGCATTGCAAGATTTTGCTGGAGGAGCATTCAACGAGGTAGGAGAGCTAACAAAGTATGAAAAAGTCAAGTTTCCACCAAGAGTATGCTTCTTGGGGCTTACATTCATGGGGAAAAATGAGATGCCTGTCATCTTCCCATTTTCTGCTTCACTAAAGAAGCTGGACTTGCAGTACACTTTCCTCACCACCGAGGATCATTGCCAGCTTATCTCAAAATGCCCGAACCTATTTGTTCTTGAG GTGAGGAATGTGATAGGAGACAGAGGGTTAGAGGTTGTTGGCGATACATGCAAGAAGCTACGAAGACTCCGAATTGAGCGAGGGGATGATGATCCAGGTCTACAAGAAGAGCAAGGAGGAGTTTCTCAGTTAGGCCTGACAGCGGTAGCTGTTGGTTGCCGTGacctggagtacatagctgcctatgTATCTGATATCACCAACGGTGCTCTTGAATCTATCGGGACTTTCTGCAAGAATCTTTATGACTTCCGGCTTGTCCTGCTCGACAGACAAAAGCAGGTAACTGATCTGCCACTCGACAACGGCGTTCGAGCTCTGTTAAGGAGCTGCACCAAGCTCCGGAGATTTGCTCTCTACCTGAGACCTGGAGGGCTCTCGGACATAGGCCTCGACTACATCGGGCAGTACAGCGGCAACATCCAATACATGCTACTGGGCAACGTCGGTGAATCTGACCAGGGATTGATCCGCTTCGCAATCGGATGCACCAACCTGCGGAAGCTTGAGCTTCGGAGCTGCTGCTTCAGCGAGCAAGCCCTTTCCCTCGCGGTGCTCCATATGCCGTCGCTCAGGTACATATGGGTGCAAGGCTATAAGGCCTCCCCAGcaggcctcgagctccttctcatGGCGAGGCCATTCTGGAACATCGAGTTCACGCCTCCGAGCCCTGGCGGCCTGCATCGCATGACGCTCGACCGTGAACCCTGTGGGGAGAGGCAAGCCCAGGTTCTCGCGTACTACTCCCTTGCTGGGCAGAGGCAGGACTGCCCTGACTGGGTGACTCCGTTGCATCCAGCTGCATGA
- the LOC123444868 gene encoding coronatine-insensitive protein homolog 1a isoform X2 encodes MGGEVPEPRRLSRALSFGVPDEALHLVMGYVEAPRDREAASLVCRRWHRIDALTRKHVTVAFCYAADPARLLARFPRLESLALKGRPRAAMYGLISDDWGAYAAPWVARLAAPLECLKALHLRRMTVADDDVAALIRSRGHMLQELKLDKCSGFSTDALRLVARSCRSLRTLFLEECVITDEGGEWLHELAVNNSVLVTLNFYMTELKVAPADLELLAKNCKSLLSLKISECDLSDLIGFFEAASALQDFAGGAFNEVGELTKYEKVKFPPRVCFLGLTFMGKNEMPVIFPFSASLKKLDLQYTFLTTEDHCQLISKCPNLFVLEVRNVIGDRGLEVVGDTCKKLRRLRIERGDDDPGLQEEQGGVSQLGLTAVAVGCRDLEYIAAYVSDITNGALESIGTFCKNLYDFRLVLLDRQKQVTDLPLDNGVRALLRSCTKLRRFALYLRPGGLSDIGLDYIGQYSGNIQYMLLGNVGESDQGLIRFAIGCTNLRKLELRSCCFSEQALSLAVLHMPSLRYIWVQGYKASPAGLELLLMARPFWNIEFTPPSPGGLHRMTLDREPCGERQAQVLAYYSLAGQRQDCPDWVTPLHPAA; translated from the exons ATGGGCGGGGAGGTGCCGGAGCCGCGGCGGCTGAGCCGCGCGCTCAGCTTCGGCGTGCCCGACGAGGCGCTGCACCTCGTCATGGGCTACGTCGAGGCCCCGCGCGACCGGGAGGCCGCCTCGCTCGTCTGCCGCCGCTGGCACCGCATCGACGCGCTCACACGCAAGCACGTCACCGTCGCCTTCTGCTACGCCGCCGACCCGGCCCGCCTCCTCGCACGCTTCCCGCGCCTCGAGTCGCTCGCGCTCAAGGGCAGGCCGCGCGCGGCCATGTACGGCCTCATCTCCGACGACTGGGGCGCCTACGCCGCGCCATGGGTCGCCCGCCTCGCCGCGCCTCTCGAGTGCCTCAAGGCGCTCCACCTCCGCCGCATGACCGTCGCCGACGACGACGTCGCCGCGCTCATCCGCTCCCGCGGCCACATGCTGCAGGAGCTCAAGCTCGACAAGTGCTCCGGATTCTCCACTGACGCGCTCCGCCTCGTCGCACGCTCCTGCAG ATCCCTGAGAACATTATTTCTTGAGGAATGTGTGATTACTGATGAAGGTGGTGAATGGCTTCATGAACTTGCTGTCAACAATTCTGTTCTTGTGACACTGAACTTCTACATGACTGAGCTCAAAGTGGCGCCGGCTGATCTGGAGCTTCTAGCAAAGAACTGCAAATCATTACTGTCTTTAAAGATCAGTGAGTGTGATCTTTCAGACCTGATTGGTTTTTTCGAAGCAGCCAGTGCATTGCAAGATTTTGCTGGAGGAGCATTCAACGAGGTAGGAGAGCTAACAAAGTATGAAAAAGTCAAGTTTCCACCAAGAGTATGCTTCTTGGGGCTTACATTCATGGGGAAAAATGAGATGCCTGTCATCTTCCCATTTTCTGCTTCACTAAAGAAGCTGGACTTGCAGTACACTTTCCTCACCACCGAGGATCATTGCCAGCTTATCTCAAAATGCCCGAACCTATTTGTTCTTGAG GTGAGGAATGTGATAGGAGACAGAGGGTTAGAGGTTGTTGGCGATACATGCAAGAAGCTACGAAGACTCCGAATTGAGCGAGGGGATGATGATCCAGGTCTACAAGAAGAGCAAGGAGGAGTTTCTCAGTTAGGCCTGACAGCGGTAGCTGTTGGTTGCCGTGacctggagtacatagctgcctatgTATCTGATATCACCAACGGTGCTCTTGAATCTATCGGGACTTTCTGCAAGAATCTTTATGACTTCCGGCTTGTCCTGCTCGACAGACAAAAGCAGGTAACTGATCTGCCACTCGACAACGGCGTTCGAGCTCTGTTAAGGAGCTGCACCAAGCTCCGGAGATTTGCTCTCTACCTGAGACCTGGAGGGCTCTCGGACATAGGCCTCGACTACATCGGGCAGTACAGCGGCAACATCCAATACATGCTACTGGGCAACGTCGGTGAATCTGACCAGGGATTGATCCGCTTCGCAATCGGATGCACCAACCTGCGGAAGCTTGAGCTTCGGAGCTGCTGCTTCAGCGAGCAAGCCCTTTCCCTCGCGGTGCTCCATATGCCGTCGCTCAGGTACATATGGGTGCAAGGCTATAAGGCCTCCCCAGcaggcctcgagctccttctcatGGCGAGGCCATTCTGGAACATCGAGTTCACGCCTCCGAGCCCTGGCGGCCTGCATCGCATGACGCTCGACCGTGAACCCTGTGGGGAGAGGCAAGCCCAGGTTCTCGCGTACTACTCCCTTGCTGGGCAGAGGCAGGACTGCCCTGACTGGGTGACTCCGTTGCATCCAGCTGCATGA